From the genome of Triticum aestivum cultivar Chinese Spring chromosome 1A, IWGSC CS RefSeq v2.1, whole genome shotgun sequence:
tccatgggtaatgcgccttatcaagcttcactctgccattaactatcagccatctgcgcgcaatcatcttgtcttcttgccagaggttgatctgtctgttgaagctatttacccagagcctgctaaggatcccatttatcttcacaatacggatcaccaaagcttcacccagcccattgaaggagttcaggcagtctcgcgtgtttatcccttggctggcaacacacatgcccctcgcgctcaaactaacgccactggtagcaccattgcacaaaggcctcaaaggcgatctcatgttctcaatgaccgagagcttctcgtcgcgctacaCCAGAAACATGACAAGCATCACAACTGGCTCAAGCgttagatgcaaagcctcttggtggatgtcaaccgcatacgcaatcttgccaccaagaatgcctttgtcactcatgaaacctgtcggaggtcgtggaagagtttgactttGCTTAGTGCTAAAGCTGATCTGcaggacgatggcttcaccgaaagattcaagtttgactcaactcctccacggaatgctcacttgtgtcggactccctcacttgaagactctgactatttgTCCTCAGCCGCGatagtgaatgccagagtcatcaaTGACCAAGATGATgaaacttcacctcctccaacttcagcgcgtgtcgtcactgcaccaagttcttctgcaccaccggacctcaacgacgaccctgctgcctcgcctgcacctcatgggaacgagtaggcgctctatgtcttgaaacctttttggtccttactgataaaagggggagaagcatatgagttgatagtcttcaagcgggtccatatgggtggttgctttaccttttcctacttttgccaagtgcttacaactcttgcttttcgatacatttggttctttgagttgtaacacttaaactcgatggtcgtctactacttatttgctattctatgatgcgatgataaattccacatgtgcgatgataacttccgcacttaggtcattttgcagacgtccatttttcattatgcgtGTCACTATGTTCGTTACATCAAAtaatgcatgatgaattgtcatcataagttgaagaggatctccacaagtacaacctgtcatgtgcatttgcattccaagagcaaattacttatatgcacatcttcagggggagcctttgccacttatgaagacaataccctatcctttacaatttcacatattttattcctcgttaaaaacttcaaccagtttgtcatcaatcaccaaaaagggggagattgtaagtgcatctagtgccacccctagttggttttggagtattgacaacaaacctggttgagggactaatgtgtatgtgagaattgcaggataacacaggtagaagtccctcattgattcggttttcctaccagagatgacccctaaaaatgtatgaagacattgaagtcaaaggtggtatgtgaagacattcacattgaagactatgacaagagaagacattgcgtgaagactatggagcgtgaagacttagttgtttcgtcgttctttttcttctttgttgagtcataggaaccaccatactgttaagtggggtccaagtgaaccagtcagaatgactgaagtgatgcttaaccaaaatcctatgtcttcgagcgaagacaatgagagcaaatcttatccagagctggataagtcagctttgcttgtagcccaagtaaagttgtcgtgtgtgtttgaaatctgaccgttggaacatgtgtcagttccttagtgacctagggtcatttcggacaaatcaggttgggttgcctagtggctataaatagcccaccccctacaaccataaacggttggctacttagagttagtatacggcttttgtcgtttgagagcaacccacctcaaagcctttgagagagaattctttgcgaggacaaagccctaaacacccagagccaaagagtgttaggcatcacttaagtcttcctgtctgtgtgatctgaagacttattacacttgaggactgtgtatcctccagccggttaggcgtcacgttctgagcatccaagagtcattgtggatcaccggtgaacgaagtctgtgaaggtttgggagtctaccttgaagacttaccagagtgattgggcgaggactgggtgtccttagctcaagggggataaggtgaagacgcagtcttctgagttgaatctcagcctccctaaccagacgtacaggtgtcacagcaactggaactggtccaacaaatcattgtcttcaatgatcCACTGGTTCCATCCTTCCCATCAGTTTATTTGcatattggtccttgtgaagtcattgcctatttgcattatctattttgtcttcactgtgtgactgctgttctgattagcttcatactatcttccatcctgatctatactgcctagctgctattagtctttgtgctttcatctcTCTGAATACCTGattatggcttgcttagtgtagtctaccttccgctgcatggtaataggtttgtttctattgtttgtcttcaaaacttccatgttttgaagacttacataaaaatcgcctattcaccccccccccctctagtcgatcactagaaCTTCCACTCCTCCCTCTcagtggtacttcttcttcatcgtctggGAGCACAACAACGTATCGTGGAACTGCAATAAACAGAGAAAGCCATAAGGATAACTGACAAACCATCCAGTCGACTCAATGAATTCGAatcgggcagacttactggctttggaggtgaTGGCGTCATCAGCTTCCTCGTCGGCTAGAGTCTTATCAACATCCATATCAGTCGCAGCAGAGGTCGGGCTATACAGGTTCATCATCCACTAGGTCAGAACAAGAAAACCGGTCGGAACAGGAAATCGGTTGGAACAAGAAAATACGAGAAGAACATTTACCTAGAGGCAACAGGGACAcccatcttgattctaggcaaggtcttccgagccttcgaatgATTAATTTTGGactgcttggtgaccttctcagtCAATTATGGAGTTGAGGACCGAGCGCACTTGTGAGATGGGACATTCGACGCCACAGCTTTGCCGCGCTTGCTCACGGGATCATGGCGCAGCTTGGATCAACATTCAGAACGAGGCGGTAAGTCGACCACTTCCTCATCGCCCGACTCATCActctcgtcttcatcatcgtcaGATGGGGACTCCCACTCGACGCTCTCCTTGGCACTGTCCTCGCCCTCTTGGTCTTGCTCtagagcttgttcaccattgggaaTTGAATACATCTCCGTATAGATCTGCAAAACAAGAGACCGGTCATAAGTTAGTCGGATCAACAATCAATCGGAAAATACGTTCAAAAACTCAAATATGATGACCAGACCTTGTCTGGCAAGTTGCTGTCGCTGAAAGGGCCGACTCTCCTAGCACccctagggttgtccttgttcccggtgatacCCATCAACCACTCGGCCACTGTtttggcctccacctcctccggatgaacccgagcagtgtcaccagccccagagtacatccacatggagtggtcacgagcttggagaggTTGGAtccgccgactgaggaacacctcgagCAGGTCCATaccggtgacaccttggttgatcagttggACTACTTTCTCGACTAGCATGCCTGTCTCCACCTTCTCCGCAGCagtcactttcaacgaagatggagtctgaacgtggtcaaaagagaaagggggagcccggtcgactggcctggggtcgcgatatcctggcagtagaaccaggtcgactgccagcccctgaccgactccggAAGAGTCATCGTGGGAAAataactcctcttcctcttctgaatgccTAGACCCCCACACATCTATATAACGTGGGTCTTCTCGTCGTTCAAGTTTGCTTTCTTCACAGTTTGGGATCGGatggtaaagatgtgcttgaaaagaccccagtgcggtcggcaccccaggaaattctcacacatggagacgaatgcagcaagatatgtgatggtattgggagtaaaatggtggagttgggcaccaaagaaattcaggaaaccTTGAAAGAAGGGGTGTGGTggaagcgagaagccgcggtcgacatgagtggcgagtagaacacactcacccggttgcggctacggctccgtttccccctcggtagacgcgcAGACTTatggacgatcagccctaactCGGCCATATCATCCAAGTCCTCCTGCCGAAGCGAAGatcggatccagtctccttggatccaacccgacggtagccccgagcgcgatgaagcCCCCGATTCATCTTCTTAttcttcgccgcccccgtcgccttcttcacatgctCTAGCGCCGCCGTTTTGTCCCTCCCCATAGCGGCAGAGCAGCGGCGTCGAGAGTGGAGATGCgatgggaagaagaagggaaatggacgcgcacagtgcaaatgcctcggcctcgccgcttttaaaggcctgcttccgagtggctgacgcgtgggcctgagcgatcctgtcaaatcccccccccccccccaacagtcgcacacgggatacatggcaaaaaaggtggcatAGAAATTGAAACGTCCTATTTATCTACTCCACTTTCCGTGGAGCGCTCCGCCTGGCGCGCGTCCACCAAAAgtttgaatcccgtgagatccgggatcctctacaaccgatcacgccaaagatttcaTGTCAGAGATGTCACTCGACGGATGTCATTGCATAAACCAGTCGGCAAttcctgaatcgatcaaggcgactgaaatgaaGCTAAAGTTCTAACAACTGGCCTCCACCGGGAGATAAAGGCAAGACAAAGCAAGGTCAACTCCATCCTTCTttttcactcaaacctcgatccattcaggagctaatgatgaggacacaaacctggggtagggtaataggcctgacctatacgtcctacctaaggtccttgtcctaagaacaaagaagttcaagaatcagAAGAAGGGATCCAACAAAGGTTTCTAGTAaagtccactcgacctaccattcactcggagacctcTCTTTATCCAGGTCACTCGACCATGAAACCACTCGACATATAAGAATACCTAAAGCCGCTCTACGCAGCAACGGTCGGGTATTTACTCATATATTTAATGATCATTTGTAGCACTTCAATacaggcgttacctgtaacgccacCCCTTTATGCACATTGAATCCTATGtaatggaggggagctggggtcatggagcactctatataagccaccccctcctctgggacaagggttcgcaccccctgtaactcacacgctcATAAtacagtcgaccacctccgggcttcgagacgtagggctattacttcctctgagaagggcctgaactcgtaaaacctgcgtgtacaactcctccataactaggatcttgcctctacattcctacccccccattctactgtcagacttagaaccacgacagctgctacgggcttctagcaagaacccttcttacctacgcatcaaaaccacaacggtgttttgtcaagtttgctgttttaaccttcttcaaggacgaGCCGcaatcaaatttgattcaactaaagtagaagaaacagacacccgccagctacctttatgcaaaactagttgcatgtttgtcggtggaaccggtctcatgtgcatggacatgtaaggttggtctgggccgcttcatcccacaataccgtcgaatcaaaataagacgtttgtggtaagcagtatgactatcactgcccacaactctttgtgttctactcgtgcatatcatctacgcataaacctggctcatgatgccactgttggaaaacgtagcatgcaatttcaaaaaaattcctacgctcatgcaagatctatctaggagatgcatagcaacgagagggggagagtgtgtccacgtacccttgtagaccgaaagcggaagcgttttacaacgcggttgatgtagtcgaacttcttctagctccgaccgatcaagtaccgaacgtacggcacctccgagttctgcacacgttcagctcggtgacgtccctcgccttcttgatccagcaaagcatcgaggTAGTAGATGGGTTCCGTTAGCATGAcatcgtggtgacggtgatggtgaagtgattcacgcagggcttcgcctaagcaccgcgagaatatgaccaggggtgtaaactatggagaggagcgccgcacacggctaacaattgatgttatgTGTTCTAcgcgccccctcctcatatatataggtgggagggagaggggagaggccaaggggcgccccaagtggggccgaatcccacttgggctcctgccctggttcgccccccttgtataggcgccaggggaaggaagggggaggtggcgccaccccccccccctttcctttctcccttgaggaagggaaggaaggagggccttgccctcccccctttcctttccctagggctgggcggcctggtggaggggcgcaccagccccttgtgggctggtctgtccccccttggcccattaagcccatatctttgctgggggggtgcccggaaccccttccggtgaccctatatgtacccgataccgcccggaacacttccggtctccgaataccatcgtcctatatatcaatcttcacccctcgaccatttagagactcctcgtcatgtacatgatctcatccggaactccaaacaacattcagtcaccaaatcacataactcatataatactatatcgtcattgaacgctaagcgtgcggaccctacgagtttgagaactatgtagacatgaccgacacaactctccgatcaataaccaacagcggaacttggatgctcatattggctcctacataatctacgaagatctttatcggtcaaaccgtaatgacaacatacacaattccctttgtccatcggtatgttacttgcctgagattcgatcatcggtatcttcatgcctagttcaatctctttaccggcaagtctctttactcgttccgtaatacatcatcctgcaactaactcattagtcactttgcttgcaaggcttcttatgatgtgtattaccgagagggcccagagatacctctccgatactcagagtaacaaatcctaatcacgatctatgctaacccaacaaacaccttcggagatacctgtagagcatctttataatcacccacttatgttgtgatgtttgatagcacacaaggcattcctccggtatccgggagttgcataatctcatagtcaaaggaatatgtatttgacatgaagaaagcaataacaataaaattgaatgatcataatgctaagctaacagatgggtcttgtctatcacatcattctcctaatgatgtgatcctgttatcaaatgacaactcatgtctatggttaggaaaccttaaccatctttgatcaaagaactagtctagtagaggctcactagggacatggtgtttgtctatgtattcacacatgcattaaggtttccgatcaatacaattctagcatgaataataaacctttatcatgaataaggaaatataaaataacaactttattattgcctctagggcatatttccttcaaaaactccatccccttttaatagtattggctttcctatgcgatctttgatcacttaaccaagaatgtagagtcttgaagcttCTGCCAATGCTTGTCCTTTGTATCTTGAAGGGTCAACAATCTTCATCCATCTACTAGCCTAGGTTGAACTATTCCTGAAATAAGCTTGAtgaaaatgttagtccaacaacatgtatgttgacatgaattaccaaaatcaccaaaGGAGCAAATGTGCTTTCAAAAAGTGTCATTGCAAAGCAGCCAAGACTTGCGTGTCTTGCTTGCAAGTTTTGTGAGGGTGATCTATCCCTACCCTGCTGGTTCATTGACTGACTCAAAGAGGAGGCACACACAAGTAAGAAAGAGAGTGACAGAGCATGTTTTACTGCCTCCTAAGCTTGATTAGGGTACTGAATGAAAACATGCATCTTCTGAGGGAACTTTGGTAAAAACAATCACTGTGCCCCTTTACTTTCTGCATATGTGGTTGATTGTGTGGTTGCCATCATGTTTATTACTTGATCTACCTTGTTCTTCATCATTTCCATCTGATCTATTGATTGCATATTGCTGACTTACTCTGGCATGCATCATACATTATATATCTGTTGTATAGGCTTTCTAGATCTCTGTTGCATATCTACTTTGTGACTTAGCCAACAAAGGTTGGACTTTTGGCTTTGGTACCTGCATCCGAACTTCGAGTGATCGAGTTTGGTAGGCCTATAGAACCAAGCATCCAAACTTTGGTAGCTTGATCCGAAGTGGTTGTTGTTGATATAGTATTTGCACTGTCTCTTGTTAGGACTGGCCTATTACTTGAAGAGAAAActaatttaggtttagttttatAGTACCAACCCATTCACTCACCTCTGTGTTGATATCGGTCCTTTCAGCAAGGTCAAGACGGAGGCAACATCTTTGGAGGTAGCGGGCAGCGCGGCTGTGGCCGAAGCCGGCGAAAGGGACGACGACCGCAGATCTAGCACGAGCGCGACTAGCTGGGCGGCGGCATGCAAAATTTACAGGTTATTTCTTTGATGAGTTGTTGTGGGTTTTCATTTATTTAGGAGTTGTTGTATGTGACACCACCAGCCACGACACTACAACTTTCAGTCCTTATAGGAGTAGATATTATTTTTCCTTAATCACTGATTCCAGTTGCTTAAGGTGATCAAATGCTGAACCCAcaataaacaaaaagaaaatacATGGTGAACAAAAGTTTGCACTGAAGCACAAACAAATAGATAACTTCTAGACTATATGTAGTTGAACTTACGCGAAACTAAATTTGAAACCAATTAATACCAACAGCAGAAGCAGCCATGAACAAAAATTCAAAATGAATCGAGATAAGAGAATTTCTTAAACACCCGACATAATAAAACTGTTCATTCATATACTTCACGTATTACAAATATTATAGACATGCATATACATAGTAGCTAGTAGAGCAGCGATTTGACGGTCATGTTCTTATGACAAGTCGTAACTCCCAACCATGTATACACTTTTATTTATTCAACCATCCATTTATTTATTCATTCACTAGAGCAACAAGCACGATATAATGCTCCAGGCCACAGTAGTACGTACTCTTAAGTGAGGCGCCGGCCGGCCGGGTGGGTCTCACGCCTCAGTGGGCAACATGATCTTGGCAGGCGATGTGGCGTTGAGCATCCACGTGTGGAACGGGTGGAAGAGGACCTCCTCAGGGCAATGCAGTTTGGGCAGCTTGGGGCAGTCGATGATGGTCTCGCCGTTCTTGTCGACGCAGAGGTAGATCTGGTAGAGCTGCTTCTTGCCGAATGGCCCGTCCCTGCACTGCATCCCGGGCATCACTCCAAGCTTCTGGTTCACCGCCCACTTGATGTGCTCCGTGCTGTACAACCTGTAGTCTGGGTTGATGCCCTGCTCGGCGAGAGCGCCGAGGACGTCGGCGTTCTTGCGGAGGTTGAGGGCGGCCCTGAAGTAGTCCACCTCCTTGAGGCCCGAGCAGACGCCGTAGCTGCGCCACTCGCTCTTCCAGGTGCTCGTCCCGTTGGTGCGCGGGCAATGGATGTTGCTCCAGTAGTGGTTCAAATTATTTTCAATTGGCTCCAGCTGCTCATGCATGGTTATAAGATTACTGCACTACTGCATGCATATGCATAAACGAGAAGATGTTGAACAATATATTCATGTTAGTTGACCTTGTTAATGTCGAATGGTTTGTCGCTATTGCATCTCACGATGGCTTTGTTCAGTGACAAGTCGAAGGTCGTGAAGCTCTGGATGAAGAAATCCTCCGCCGGGTATCCGTACTTGGGCACGCAACATCCATACTCACTGTCCACACAGTATGCTCCAGGCCACTGCAAAGCCAATTCATGAGCATGATCTAGGATACGAGTCAATGATAATATACAATATAACCTGAGTGAGATACCGGATTGAGATACGAGTCAATAATTTAATCTCTCCGGTGTTTAACAAGAAAAATAGTGTTCTACACAAAAACTGCGCCCTTCTCtgcccgccgccac
Proteins encoded in this window:
- the LOC542947 gene encoding ribonuclease 1 → MAQRTISLCLILGLLAAAAPANATSFDFYYLILMWPGAYCVDSEYGCCVPKYGYPAEDFFIQSFTTFDLSLNKAIVRCNSDKPFDINKLEPIENNLNHYWSNIHCPRTNGTSTWKSEWRSYGVCSGLKEVDYFRAALNLRKNADVLGALAEQGINPDYRLYSTEHIKWAVNQKLGVMPGMQCRDGPFGKKQLYQIYLCVDKNGETIIDCPKLPKLHCPEEVLFHPFHTWMLNATSPAKIMLPTEA